One Mycobacterium paraseoulense genomic window, GACCCACCGGGCCATCCACCGCTTGCCCTGGCCGTGCCGCGCGGTGGTGACCTGTGTGCCAGCTGTCCCGTGCTTGGAGTTCATACACCAGCTGCCTGGGCTGGGGTCGTCGGCGGGATACGGCACGCGCTCACCGCGCCGTGGCGGACGGTGCCAGCGATCTTCTATGCCTGCGCGCGCGCTACGCCTCACCAGGCCAACGATACCGTCCTGCGGACTGTGTGCGGACTGGACAAATTCAGCAAACTATAACGATTGACTAGATATACCATCTGAGCTGGGATTTATGTGTGGGGCGGGCGGGGCTCGAACCCGCGACCAACGGATTATGAGTCCGTATCAAAGCAGCCCAGCAACCAATTCTGTTGGCAGAATGATTATTTCGATGATTCAATCTATCGGCTTGAATACCTTATGATTCAACATCATTCGTCGACTATTGCCATTAGAAACCCTTGCTAGACAGCAAACTCGCTGGTCAGAGCGCCCACCTGCGGCGTTGCTGCCGGGTGCTGCTCCGGTGCTGCCAGTTGCCGCCGATCAGCGCGTTTGCTGATTCGTTTAGCCCTGGCGAATACCGTCGGGGCTGAAACCGACTCAAAGGATGCGTGCCGCTAAACCGGCAAGACCGTGCTGAACGCTACGATTAAGCGCCGTGGACGTGACGGCTTCTCAAGTAGGGGCGGAGCAAGCACGGCGAGGCATCGTCGCTTACATCAAAGCTACCGGCGCGGTTAAGACATTTAATAGCTTTGGCAGAGTTAGCAAGTGGACGCTGACTATCATGTTTTTCGCGGGCTGGGTTCTGCTCGGATGTTTAGTGGCTGAGGATTTAAGTAGTTCCAAATGGTGGCATAGCCTTTCATATATACCAAACATCGCAGCGGGACTCACCGGCTTTCTGATCGGCGCCCCAGTTGCCGCGGTCCTACTGGCGAGCTTCACGATCGAACGCGAAGAGCGAACCGTGCTTGAGCGAGTCAATAGATTGTCGACGCTAGCATGGGATTCATTCCGCGACCTAGTTAAAGCTTTTGCCACTTTCGAAAGATACGAAATCATTGTCGAGCAAGCACGCGATATCAAAAAGCGGTATGACGAGGCTTCTGCCGCTATAGACCAGTGTATTGCGCATGCACGCGAGGCAGCAGGAAACCCGGAGCATAAAAACGCCGTCAATCTAGACAATCAAGTCGAACATTTGAAACGCATCGAAGGGTACTTCAGAACCGCAGTTAACGCAGTCACCAATACGTTCAACTTCCAGACGGAAGACGAGTGGGCACAAATAACGGGATCTTGGCGCGTGCTAGACCAATACGTTCGCCTGCAACGCCTGGAACAAGGTCTCGAATGGTTCGATAAGACGCCCGATTCGGGACTGCGAAAGTGGATGAGCCGCCAAGGCAATCCACTGCAAGAGCTTCTAGACTCGGTAGAAATACGACGCTACACGCCAAATACTTCGCTCAATGTCGACACTATGAGAAACGCGCTCGATACGTTAGCGACCTATAGCAGGATGGACCCTACTGCCCTGGGGCAATACCTGCTGGACACGGGTAATATCTTTACGCCTGATCGCTCCAGCGCTTACCACATCAAGCGGGATGCGGCCCAACTGTTCATTTTGGATCTGCAACGCTACATCGGTCTTGTTGAGCGGATGTACTGGCCACGCGCGCAAACGGCGCCAAAATACGAAAGTATCGAGCGGGAACCGACTAACGTTGAGTGGCTTGGATTACTGCAAACACCCGAGGGCCAGAAGCAACTCAAGCGCCAAATAGAGCGATTAATGGCCAAGGACGAACCTAAGAGCGAGCGGACGAAAGCGATCTTAAGGCGAGTACTATGGGGTGTTTCGAGTGAACAGTGATTCTTTAGGAATGCGTCACACTACTGCCGATTTAGCAACATAACGTTGGACTGCTAGACCGATCGGTTGGCTGCAACCGGATTGAACAAGTTAGCCCATGAAGACACTTTTCCCGAAGCTCCAACGTAACGCACTCGCCAAACCATATACATACTGTTGCTCAAGAGAATCATTGTGCTGTCTTCTAATCCATGACGGGTGCGGCATAAAAAGAAAATGCAGTCCTCTTGTCTTAGGAGCTGAAAACGGCTGCCACAACAGCGGCTCGGTGTCACCGTAGTGCGAAAGCAAGGTAGTTCTTGCGTCCTTGCCTAAGCCGATCACAAGTCTTGGCTCGACAATATCTATTTCAGAGAACAGGTAACCTTTGCAGTTGTCGATCCATATGGGTAGCGATTCGTGATTCTTCGACGGGTGACAGTGAACCACGTTGGTGATGAACACATCAGGCTTGTCTAAACCAGCGAGTTGTAGGCTCGCATCAATCAGACGGCCACTGCCGCCAGTAAACGGAACTTTGGTGTCCATGCACTTCTCGCACAAGCTTTGACCCACGATCACCACCGGCGAACGAATAGACCCGAAACCCGGCGCGGCTTCAGTCACACCCGGTTCGTTCATGCCATCGCACTTGTGGCACTGCTCAATGGTTATGGCAAGCTCTCTACGGCGCTGGTGTTTGTTCATCGCTGCTTAGCCGTTGCGTTGAAGCGGGACAACCTTGTTTTCAGCGGCTTTGGCGACCGGACGGGCCAACGGCGCGGCTTTGCCACCTTCAGAGCTAGAAATGTAATCGCCATACACGTCCAACGTCAGGGTAAAAGTGCTGTGACCCAACCATTTCGACACCTGCATGTAGTGCTCACCGTTCGACAAGCTCATCACTGCAAAGCTGTGCCGCAGGTCGTGCCAACGCGAAGCCGGTAATTTCAGAGATTGCAGGGCAGGTGCTAAATACCGCTTATAGACGTTGGAGCAATCGATCGGCTGCGAGTAGTCATACCGTGCCGCCTTGTCGCGAGTATCCACGCCAGCAGCCAACGCGGCGCGCATCGAATGACGGCCAGGAAACAGTGGAGCTTTTGGGTCAGCTGCATTCGGGTGGGTATCAGCTAGGTAGGTGCGCAGGTCATCTGCTAGCCAGCCATCCAACGGCACTGTACGAACGGACTTGGCAGACTTTGGCGTGTCAGTGATCCATGCACCCGCCCGCTTGCTTTTGGTGCGCTCGACACGAACCGCGCCAGCCGTGCCAGGGTGCATTGATAGCGTCAAATCGCCCACTTGCAGTCCTGCAAGCTCAGCAGCGCGCACGCCGGTATAGGCCGCGAAGACTACCGCCAGCGCGTAGACCGGCGAACATTGAACGCGAGTGATCCAATCGGCTGCTTGTGCGATCTGCTCACCAGAAAGCGGCCTAGCAACAAAGCGCCCCGGTTCGTCCGCTTGGCTATCGCAGGGGCGGGTGGGGTGAAGCTTGGCGCTAGAGCCGCGAGCTTTCACGATAGCAGCGGGGTTAGCGGCTATAGCACCGTTTTCAACGGCTGTATCCAGGATGCGGCGCAGGACACCTAGCACCTGAGCAGCAGTTTTCGGGTTGCGTTGATACTTGCGACCTATAGCGTTGGTGCTCAGAAGCTCCGCACGTAGTCGTTTGACGTCAGCAACACGGATCGATCCAACAGGCCGACTGCCTAAGTCATCTTGAATATGCACCCGGTACAACCCGATGTAGCCGTCTAGGGTGCGGTTCGAAATGATGCCGCGCAATGATCCGAAATAATCGCGAGCATATGCGCCAAGTGTTCTGGTAGCGGCTACACGGGCTTCACTTGGAGACTGGCCGATCTCAGCAGCGGTTTCAATCGCCACCTTTCGGCGTTCTGCGGCCTTGTAGTCGGCGCACGTCTCGGCACGTTGGACGTACTTGCCGACGATCGGCGCTCCGTAGTCATCGCGCGCGTTCTCGCGCCAGCAGACCTTGTAGCGCCCGTTGGGCAACTCCCGTATGTAGGCCATTACTTCGACCCTTTCGATTGCTCGTCTGGCTTGCGCGCCATCAACAAAGCCATCAGCAACCCCAACGGCCCTAGAACAAACAGCGTGACTAAGAAGTAGCCCCAAAATGTGTGACCTTTGTTGTTGGCAATCAAGCCGGTGACCAGGGCCAGAGTCAGCCAGAACAGGGCGATTAACGAGGCTTCTGTTCCAGTCACTTCGATCCCTTCGACTCTAGAACCCGTTGAACAGTGCTGGGCTGCCACGCTTTACCGCCACGAGCCGTAGGCACGCCGTCTGCGGTCAGATCGCGAGCGATACCGCGAATTGACTTGCCCTGTTTTCGCTCTGAAACAATGCGTGCAATCACGTTTTGCGGCAGCTCAACCGGCCGGCCAAGCGCCACACCTTGAGACCGTTTGATAGCCAGCGCCTCTCGCGTGCGCTCGGCGATTCGGTCACGTTCAAACTGAGAGAAGCTGGCGAACATGGACAATTGAAGCTTGCCCGCTGCCGTGGACGTATCGATGTCAATATCGCCGAAGATGATTGCCCACCCATGCTTTTCAGCGGTCCTGTCAAGCTGCAGAGCAACGATGGTGTTGCGAGCTAGCCGGTCCAACTTGCTGACAACCAATCGGTCAGCTTCCTTGTCGCTCAACATCACCAGGGCCTTGAGTAGCGCTGGCCTGTCGATGATTTCAAGTGACCCGCTCACGTTCTCGTCCACGAATTCGCCCACAATCTCTAAGCCGCGTTGCTTGGCTATGGAATCGATTGCGGCCCTTTGTGCTTCAAGCCCAACGCTCTGCTCATCTGTGCTCACTCTTAGATACGCAACGGCTCTATTGCCCTCGCGGATACCTGGCGCAGTCAAAATGACCTCCAACCACTTGCCTGGGCGTACGCTATTCGTTCGTTTAGC contains:
- a CDS encoding uracil-DNA glycosylase family protein; its protein translation is MNKHQRRRELAITIEQCHKCDGMNEPGVTEAAPGFGSIRSPVVIVGQSLCEKCMDTKVPFTGGSGRLIDASLQLAGLDKPDVFITNVVHCHPSKNHESLPIWIDNCKGYLFSEIDIVEPRLVIGLGKDARTTLLSHYGDTEPLLWQPFSAPKTRGLHFLFMPHPSWIRRQHNDSLEQQYVYGLASALRWSFGKSVFMG
- a CDS encoding tyrosine-type recombinase/integrase, with amino-acid sequence MAYIRELPNGRYKVCWRENARDDYGAPIVGKYVQRAETCADYKAAERRKVAIETAAEIGQSPSEARVAATRTLGAYARDYFGSLRGIISNRTLDGYIGLYRVHIQDDLGSRPVGSIRVADVKRLRAELLSTNAIGRKYQRNPKTAAQVLGVLRRILDTAVENGAIAANPAAIVKARGSSAKLHPTRPCDSQADEPGRFVARPLSGEQIAQAADWITRVQCSPVYALAVVFAAYTGVRAAELAGLQVGDLTLSMHPGTAGAVRVERTKSKRAGAWITDTPKSAKSVRTVPLDGWLADDLRTYLADTHPNAADPKAPLFPGRHSMRAALAAGVDTRDKAARYDYSQPIDCSNVYKRYLAPALQSLKLPASRWHDLRHSFAVMSLSNGEHYMQVSKWLGHSTFTLTLDVYGDYISSSEGGKAAPLARPVAKAAENKVVPLQRNG
- a CDS encoding recombinase family protein; this translates as MTCEYAEYVHVRASPVYAKRTNSVRPGKWLEVILTAPGIREGNRAVAYLRVSTDEQSVGLEAQRAAIDSIAKQRGLEIVGEFVDENVSGSLEIIDRPALLKALVMLSDKEADRLVVSKLDRLARNTIVALQLDRTAEKHGWAIIFGDIDIDTSTAAGKLQLSMFASFSQFERDRIAERTREALAIKRSQGVALGRPVELPQNVIARIVSERKQGKSIRGIARDLTADGVPTARGGKAWQPSTVQRVLESKGSK